A window of the Nitrospirota bacterium genome harbors these coding sequences:
- a CDS encoding ABC transporter permease subunit, protein MTSESQSAPGASPTAGVYGHTPPHSIAQPSHSLTWRRIFDRLAQAVITMGGIGVILSIIGIFVFLVKEVTPLFFAAQGDQTGQVAGAPPVETLPQSSLVGMDEHQELIYQLIGGSDRQIRFFDARSGTPLPYDLPSELAKIHITSIARAVGTGDRFAFGTDDGRLIPVMLEFTAGFGETRRIVPTITLGSPVQLTPATEHIIRLAYQPTERGTLTAALTDRGSLWYSASPFDHAPVALTSHGSEPVTALIFDSRGETLVVGTAGGNLYSYDVREGGQPSLAETLSVAPSGASVTALSYLIGDRSLVIGNSAGGVSVWMPVRQDQESAITRIRPIHHFDTHPASVTGISPSLRDKGFITGDAQGNLFVHYSTSAQTLLKLSGNDRAIRTLTFSPKADGAVALTDRGGLITYTIHNPHPETTIATLFTPVWYEGYERPEHVWQSSSGADDFEAKFGFLPLIYGTLKGTFYAMLVAVPLALLGAIYTAMFMHPDLRAKIKPTIEIMAALPTVILGFLAGLWLAPLLERIFPALIAMIVVVPASVAITATLWQYLPATIIRRLRPGMESFILIPVIIGIVWICLGFNQPIESFLFGTDYKTWFTTHWGLRYDQRNALVVGFAMGFAIVPIIFSISEEALSNVPRHLIAGSLALGATRWQTLVKLVLISASPGIFSAIMIGFGRAIGETMIVLMATGNTPIMDWSLFNGFRTLSANIAVEIPEAPYGGTLYRLLFLAAVLLFVFTFLINTVAELVRQRLRTKYSQY, encoded by the coding sequence TTGACTAGCGAATCCCAGTCCGCCCCGGGCGCTTCTCCTACTGCGGGGGTGTATGGGCATACACCCCCGCACAGCATCGCACAACCTTCACACAGTCTGACGTGGCGCCGCATCTTCGACCGGCTGGCGCAAGCCGTCATCACCATGGGCGGGATCGGCGTCATTCTGAGCATTATCGGTATTTTTGTATTTTTGGTGAAAGAAGTGACTCCCTTGTTTTTCGCTGCGCAAGGGGATCAGACCGGTCAGGTTGCAGGGGCTCCTCCAGTAGAAACACTGCCTCAATCCAGTCTGGTCGGAATGGATGAGCATCAGGAGTTGATCTATCAACTCATTGGAGGGTCCGACCGCCAGATTCGCTTCTTTGATGCACGTTCCGGTACGCCCCTCCCCTATGACCTGCCCTCTGAGCTAGCCAAGATTCACATTACCTCCATTGCGCGTGCAGTCGGGACCGGTGATCGGTTTGCCTTCGGCACGGATGATGGCAGACTCATTCCCGTGATGCTCGAATTCACAGCCGGATTTGGAGAAACACGCCGGATCGTTCCTACGATTACCCTCGGCTCTCCGGTTCAATTGACGCCCGCCACAGAGCACATTATCCGGTTGGCCTATCAGCCGACGGAGCGAGGGACCCTTACGGCTGCCCTGACGGATCGGGGAAGCCTGTGGTACAGCGCCTCGCCATTCGACCATGCTCCAGTTGCATTGACCAGCCACGGCTCTGAGCCTGTGACGGCCTTAATCTTTGACAGCCGTGGCGAAACACTCGTGGTTGGGACAGCCGGCGGGAACCTTTATTCGTACGATGTGCGGGAGGGCGGCCAGCCAAGTTTAGCGGAGACCCTATCCGTCGCTCCGTCCGGCGCTTCAGTCACAGCCCTGTCCTACTTGATTGGAGATCGTTCCCTGGTCATCGGCAACAGCGCCGGAGGCGTCTCAGTCTGGATGCCGGTGCGTCAGGATCAAGAAAGTGCCATCACGCGTATTCGCCCGATTCATCACTTCGATACCCATCCTGCTTCTGTCACCGGAATCTCTCCGTCGCTTCGCGACAAGGGATTTATCACCGGCGATGCGCAGGGAAACCTGTTTGTCCACTACTCCACCTCCGCACAGACCCTGCTGAAGCTGTCAGGGAATGATCGGGCGATTCGCACCCTGACTTTTTCTCCCAAAGCCGATGGAGCCGTGGCCCTCACAGACCGGGGGGGATTGATCACCTACACGATCCATAATCCCCATCCTGAAACGACAATCGCAACTCTCTTCACGCCGGTCTGGTATGAAGGGTACGAGAGACCGGAACATGTGTGGCAATCTTCCAGCGGCGCCGACGACTTCGAAGCGAAGTTCGGCTTTCTTCCCCTGATCTATGGCACGCTGAAAGGGACTTTCTATGCCATGCTCGTCGCGGTGCCGCTGGCCCTCTTGGGCGCGATCTATACCGCGATGTTCATGCACCCCGATCTTCGAGCCAAGATCAAACCGACCATCGAGATTATGGCGGCGCTCCCGACCGTCATCCTGGGTTTCCTGGCCGGCTTGTGGCTGGCGCCATTGCTCGAACGGATATTTCCGGCCTTGATTGCCATGATAGTGGTTGTGCCGGCAAGCGTCGCCATCACAGCGACGCTTTGGCAATATCTCCCGGCGACAATTATTCGCCGCCTGCGTCCCGGGATGGAATCGTTCATCCTGATTCCAGTCATCATCGGCATAGTTTGGATCTGTCTAGGATTCAATCAGCCGATCGAGTCGTTTCTGTTCGGAACTGATTATAAAACCTGGTTCACCACCCATTGGGGGCTGCGATACGACCAGCGAAATGCTCTTGTCGTGGGGTTTGCGATGGGTTTCGCCATCGTGCCTATTATCTTCAGTATTTCTGAAGAAGCCCTGTCGAACGTCCCACGACATTTGATCGCCGGGTCTCTTGCGCTCGGGGCCACCCGCTGGCAGACCCTCGTGAAGCTCGTGCTGATCTCGGCAAGTCCGGGAATTTTTTCTGCGATCATGATCGGCTTCGGCCGGGCCATCGGGGAAACCATGATCGTTCTCATGGCAACGGGGAACACCCCCATCATGGACTGGAGCCTCTTCAACGGCTTCCGCACCTTATCGGCCAATATTGCCGTGGAAATTCCGGAAGCCCCTTATGGAGGCACGCTCTATCGCCTCCTATTCCTTGCAGCTGTGCTCTTATTTGTCTTTACGTTTCTGATCAATACGGTTGCGGAACTCGTCAGGCAACGGTTGCGGACAAAATATAGTCAATACTGA
- the pstA gene encoding phosphate ABC transporter permease PstA, protein MRTLFKRFFASGSVFIWGCAAGVSVSLLMVFGLLLLIIINGLGYFWTSNVVDLTLKGGQHVMGQLAGREVIPRSVTPNHPEGKGRLRVKIGNRDLYGLDFKWVNDEQIVSQAYPADAVLLERREWGNMYARIKAIYKGETLQTEGNEEAWVALAPLLSTTNDLHTQISRIETIDIGAINAEIEQGRLKIRAFEMGREQRPINNLKAEVAAAESRYQAKTMELEALRTQFDEYSVVMVDANGQEKQIPLGQIIRALRPNEMGLFQKSWIYLTNAWSVLSTEPRESNTEGGIFPAIFGTVMMVIIMSFVVAPFGVLAALYLREYAKQGTLVRLVRIAVNNLAGVPSIVFGVFGLGFFIYAIGGTLDQLFFPERLPTPTFGTGGILWASLTLALLTVPVVIVATEEGLAAVPREFREGSLALGATKLETMLKVVIPSALPGILTGLILAMARAAGEVAPLMLTGVVKLAPSLPLDGSWPFFHLDRKFMHLGFHIYDVGFQSPNVEAAKPMVYITTLVLITVVVLLNFTAIVLRNHLRKKYAGSVL, encoded by the coding sequence ATGCGTACCCTCTTCAAAAGATTTTTCGCCTCAGGCAGTGTCTTCATCTGGGGATGCGCCGCCGGCGTCTCTGTCTCCCTGCTCATGGTCTTCGGGCTGTTGCTGCTCATCATCATCAACGGACTGGGATACTTCTGGACTTCGAACGTCGTCGATCTCACCTTAAAGGGCGGCCAGCATGTCATGGGCCAACTGGCTGGGCGGGAAGTCATCCCTCGCTCGGTCACACCGAACCACCCGGAAGGGAAAGGCCGCCTCAGGGTGAAGATCGGAAATCGTGATTTATACGGGCTCGATTTCAAATGGGTCAATGACGAGCAGATCGTCTCACAGGCCTATCCGGCAGATGCCGTCTTATTAGAACGGCGCGAATGGGGCAACATGTATGCCCGGATCAAGGCTATCTATAAAGGAGAAACGCTTCAGACAGAAGGAAATGAAGAGGCGTGGGTCGCGTTAGCCCCGCTGCTCAGCACCACGAACGATCTCCATACACAGATCTCACGGATTGAAACCATTGATATTGGGGCTATTAACGCAGAGATCGAGCAGGGGCGGTTGAAGATTCGAGCCTTCGAAATGGGAAGGGAACAAAGGCCGATCAATAACCTCAAAGCAGAAGTCGCTGCAGCTGAATCTCGTTACCAGGCAAAAACCATGGAGCTGGAGGCGTTGCGCACCCAATTCGACGAATACTCTGTCGTCATGGTGGATGCGAACGGACAAGAGAAACAGATCCCGCTTGGACAGATCATTCGCGCCCTGCGGCCGAACGAGATGGGCCTCTTCCAGAAAAGCTGGATCTACCTCACGAATGCGTGGTCTGTCCTCAGTACCGAGCCTAGAGAATCCAATACTGAAGGCGGCATTTTTCCCGCCATTTTCGGAACCGTGATGATGGTCATCATCATGAGCTTCGTCGTGGCCCCCTTCGGCGTGCTTGCTGCGCTCTATCTGCGGGAATATGCCAAACAAGGCACCCTGGTTCGTCTTGTACGAATCGCCGTCAACAACCTTGCCGGTGTGCCGTCGATTGTATTCGGTGTATTCGGATTGGGCTTTTTCATCTATGCCATAGGTGGAACCCTCGACCAGCTCTTCTTTCCTGAGCGGCTTCCGACTCCCACCTTCGGCACCGGCGGCATTCTCTGGGCGTCATTGACGTTGGCCTTATTGACGGTGCCGGTGGTCATCGTCGCCACAGAAGAGGGGTTAGCCGCTGTGCCCAGAGAGTTTCGTGAAGGATCGTTGGCTCTTGGCGCAACGAAGTTGGAAACCATGCTCAAAGTCGTGATACCCTCTGCCCTGCCCGGCATTCTGACCGGATTGATTTTGGCGATGGCCCGCGCAGCCGGTGAGGTTGCGCCGCTGATGCTGACAGGGGTCGTGAAGCTCGCCCCCTCGCTGCCCCTGGACGGTTCCTGGCCGTTCTTCCACTTGGACCGGAAGTTTATGCATTTGGGATTTCATATTTACGACGTGGGCTTTCAATCTCCCAATGTAGAAGCAGCGAAGCCGATGGTTTACATCACAACCCTGGTGTTGATCACTGTCGTCGTTCTGTTAAATTTTACCGCAATAGTCCTCCGTAACCACCTCCGCAAGAAATATGCGGGTTCCGTGTTATAG
- a CDS encoding phosphate ABC transporter ATP-binding protein, with amino-acid sequence MYPALPVAQEPAPSQPLSPQRPPVQDAHIESPDNRSSASAVKLTLQKVNFFYGASQALFNIDIEIMKNQVTSFIGPSGCGKSTLLRCLNRLNDLIEGARVEGAMLLDGVDINGPDVDITDLRKRVGMVFQKSNPFPKSIYENVAYGPRLHGIRNRGQLDQIVEEGLKGAGLWEEVKDRLHTSAFGLSGGQQQRLCIARALAVKPDVLLMDEPCSALDPVATARIEELLFSLKQELTVIIVTHNMQQAARVSDWTAFMYLGEMVEFGLTKQLFTNPSKKQTDDYITGRFG; translated from the coding sequence ATGTATCCTGCTTTACCTGTGGCACAAGAACCGGCCCCATCACAACCTCTCAGCCCGCAGAGGCCTCCTGTGCAGGACGCCCATATTGAATCACCCGACAACCGTTCAAGCGCTTCTGCTGTGAAACTCACGTTGCAGAAGGTCAACTTCTTTTACGGGGCCAGCCAGGCTCTGTTCAACATCGATATCGAGATCATGAAGAATCAGGTCACGTCGTTTATCGGGCCATCCGGCTGTGGGAAATCGACCCTGCTCCGCTGCCTTAACCGGCTGAACGACTTGATTGAGGGCGCCAGGGTGGAAGGCGCCATGCTGCTTGACGGTGTGGATATCAATGGTCCTGATGTGGATATCACCGACCTGAGAAAACGTGTCGGCATGGTCTTTCAGAAATCGAATCCCTTCCCGAAATCCATCTATGAAAATGTCGCCTACGGGCCGCGCCTTCATGGAATCCGAAATCGCGGTCAGTTGGATCAAATTGTCGAAGAAGGGCTCAAAGGCGCGGGGCTGTGGGAAGAGGTGAAAGATCGTCTCCACACGAGCGCGTTCGGTCTCTCGGGAGGGCAACAACAGCGACTCTGCATCGCCCGAGCGCTTGCCGTGAAACCGGATGTCTTGCTGATGGACGAACCCTGCTCGGCCCTGGACCCCGTGGCCACAGCGAGAATTGAAGAATTACTCTTTTCCTTGAAACAAGAATTGACGGTCATTATAGTCACCCACAATATGCAGCAGGCAGCGCGGGTGTCCGATTGGACGGCGTTCATGTACCTGGGTGAAATGGTGGAGTTCGGGCTCACCAAGCAGCTCTTTACCAACCCCTCTAAGAAACAGACCGACGACTACATTACCGGGAGATTTGGATAA
- the phoU gene encoding phosphate signaling complex protein PhoU: MSQRHFDEELADLKSKLLRMAGLAEDQIDKALTALVTRDSALAREVIERDHQVNTLDVEIDEECIRLLALHQPAARDLRLVTTAMKISTELERISDLAENISERAIELNEEPQLKPYIDIPMMGKMARAMVKESIDGFVKDDSTIARKVLGNDDFVDDLMEQIFRELLSFMIEDTRTITRAIRLSFIAKYLERIADHATNIAELVVYLVEGKIIRHTVPPGSLEHNPARQ, from the coding sequence ATGTCTCAGCGCCACTTTGATGAAGAACTCGCTGATTTGAAGAGCAAGCTCCTGCGAATGGCCGGCCTCGCGGAAGACCAGATCGACAAGGCGCTTACCGCACTGGTCACACGCGACTCAGCCCTGGCCCGCGAAGTGATTGAGCGGGACCATCAGGTCAACACGTTGGACGTGGAAATCGATGAAGAATGTATCCGGTTGCTGGCGCTCCATCAGCCTGCCGCGCGAGACCTGCGGTTGGTGACAACGGCGATGAAAATTTCCACAGAACTCGAGCGAATCAGTGACCTGGCGGAAAATATCTCCGAGCGGGCGATTGAACTGAATGAAGAACCGCAGCTCAAACCCTACATCGATATCCCGATGATGGGAAAAATGGCGCGCGCGATGGTGAAGGAAAGCATCGACGGGTTTGTCAAGGATGATTCCACGATCGCCCGGAAGGTACTCGGAAACGACGATTTTGTCGATGATCTGATGGAGCAGATATTCCGCGAGCTGCTTTCATTCATGATCGAAGACACCCGGACGATTACACGCGCCATTCGGCTGAGCTTTATTGCTAAATATCTCGAACGGATCGCCGACCATGCCACCAATATCGCCGAACTGGTCGTCTATCTCGTGGAAGGCAAGATCATCCGCCACACCGTCCCGCCAGGATCTTTAGAACACAATCCCGCACGGCAGTAA
- a CDS encoding phosphate-starvation-inducible PsiE family protein, whose protein sequence is MEHILSNNWSKRFIATLMTYDIMCVWEAGTRIILSFLTLTILLGLAGGVVKTFLDLRLLLSTGVEVALRQVLVDTLTLLAVVEVLKTTLTYCSDGRVRVTFIIDTVLVVMLTEVISRWFTSGEWHQFAILGGIILTLGVMRIIAIRYSPAPPPSTQQAEQQGLSIPSS, encoded by the coding sequence ATGGAACATATTCTGTCGAACAACTGGTCCAAGCGATTTATTGCCACTCTCATGACCTATGACATCATGTGTGTCTGGGAGGCAGGCACGCGAATCATTCTGAGTTTCCTCACCTTGACGATTCTCCTAGGTCTGGCAGGCGGCGTCGTAAAGACGTTTCTCGACCTTCGCCTTCTTCTGTCCACAGGCGTGGAAGTTGCGCTTCGCCAAGTCTTGGTCGACACCCTGACCCTGCTGGCCGTCGTCGAAGTGTTGAAGACCACACTCACATACTGTTCAGACGGGCGCGTCCGGGTCACCTTTATCATCGATACTGTCCTTGTCGTCATGTTGACGGAAGTCATCTCACGATGGTTCACGAGCGGGGAGTGGCATCAATTCGCAATCCTGGGAGGCATCATACTCACGTTGGGTGTCATGCGTATCATCGCCATCCGATACAGCCCGGCACCGCCGCCGTCAACCCAACAGGCCGAGCAACAGGGGCTTTCAATCCCCTCATCTTAA
- a CDS encoding CYTH and CHAD domain-containing protein has translation MNQSDSPIPLHHRSGAVSSKIEREIKLSIDSGFRLPTLPGTHLPRHFVTSTYYDTSGYDLARAGITLRYRIERGKQAWQLKLPLIKDRQEIEIVDRQQNPPAILQDLLFLHIEQQQLVPVSTLRVWRTGVRVRSNHTPVADVTLDHVSVLKDGAVVQRFRELEIEQVNGKNSTLSDLEQQLRRAGATDHDGRPKLFRALDLPAPDRGPPPAPDAPVAEHVKWTLARHVRWLLAHDPGARFGREPESLHQMRVATRQLRAVLRAARPLLGPDWSDSLQNELRWLGQLLGHARDLDVQLAYFREESAAMDARDRRPLAQFIAHLETERNHAHGILLNELKSARYLNLIRRLQQTAQDLVVIEATIALKDLAKSSFKKLRKSILRLAAAPSDVALHKIRIKTKRARYAAELAETTVGKAATRFIKRACTLQDILGMHQDAIQAEAHVRAFLKQSTNVRAAFVAGRMVERQRERRKEARKNMRHIWNRLLKRGEKAWG, from the coding sequence ATGAATCAATCTGACAGCCCTATTCCTCTTCACCATCGCTCCGGCGCCGTATCCTCGAAGATCGAGCGGGAAATCAAGTTGTCCATCGATTCCGGATTCCGGCTGCCCACCCTCCCCGGCACCCATCTCCCGCGCCATTTCGTGACCTCGACCTACTACGACACCTCCGGGTACGATCTCGCCCGGGCGGGCATTACACTTCGCTATCGAATCGAACGCGGGAAACAGGCCTGGCAACTGAAACTCCCTCTGATAAAGGACCGGCAGGAGATTGAGATCGTCGATCGCCAGCAGAATCCGCCGGCGATCCTCCAGGATCTACTGTTTCTCCATATCGAGCAGCAGCAACTTGTGCCGGTCTCGACGCTGCGGGTCTGGCGCACAGGGGTTCGCGTGCGCTCAAACCATACCCCTGTCGCAGATGTCACGCTCGATCACGTATCGGTACTCAAGGACGGAGCAGTCGTTCAGCGCTTTCGGGAACTTGAAATCGAACAGGTCAATGGGAAGAACAGCACTCTGTCTGACCTCGAACAGCAACTTCGCCGAGCGGGAGCCACAGATCATGATGGACGCCCCAAACTCTTTCGCGCCCTCGATTTACCCGCACCTGATCGTGGGCCGCCGCCGGCACCGGATGCGCCGGTAGCGGAGCATGTGAAATGGACCCTCGCACGGCATGTCCGATGGCTGCTCGCCCATGATCCGGGCGCCAGGTTCGGCAGGGAGCCCGAAAGCCTGCATCAAATGCGTGTAGCGACGAGACAATTGCGTGCGGTCCTGCGCGCGGCCAGGCCCTTGCTCGGCCCTGACTGGTCCGACTCGCTCCAAAACGAATTACGCTGGCTCGGTCAACTGTTAGGACATGCACGCGACCTCGACGTGCAACTCGCCTACTTTCGCGAGGAATCAGCCGCAATGGATGCACGGGACCGTCGACCACTGGCGCAATTCATCGCCCACCTGGAAACCGAACGAAACCACGCCCATGGAATCCTGCTGAACGAGTTGAAGAGCGCGCGATATCTGAACCTCATCAGGAGGCTTCAGCAGACGGCGCAAGATCTGGTCGTCATTGAAGCCACCATCGCCCTGAAGGACCTCGCAAAGAGTTCGTTCAAAAAGCTCCGGAAATCGATTCTGCGCCTGGCGGCAGCGCCAAGCGATGTAGCTCTCCATAAGATTCGCATCAAGACGAAACGGGCTCGCTATGCAGCCGAACTCGCGGAGACAACGGTCGGAAAGGCTGCCACTCGCTTTATCAAGCGAGCCTGCACCCTGCAAGACATCTTAGGTATGCACCAGGATGCCATTCAAGCCGAAGCGCATGTCCGAGCCTTCCTCAAACAATCAACGAATGTGCGGGCGGCCTTTGTCGCCGGACGTATGGTCGAACGTCAACGTGAACGGCGTAAAGAGGCTAGAAAGAACATGCGACATATTTGGAATAGATTGTTGAAACGGGGCGAAAAGGCCTGGGGGTAG
- the crcB gene encoding fluoride efflux transporter CrcB, translating into MRFFPYLIVFLGSGIGGAIRHGVNELIPYFPGNKFPLGILTINVTGSLVIGLLAGYWAFQGDASQHWRLFLTAGICGGYTTFSTFSQDIVLLLERGQYSVSALYVVLSVGLSVAAMFFGLWAMRNLS; encoded by the coding sequence TTGGGTTCCGGTATCGGGGGGGCAATCCGCCACGGGGTCAATGAGCTTATCCCATATTTTCCTGGCAATAAGTTTCCTCTTGGCATTCTCACGATCAATGTCACCGGCTCCTTAGTTATAGGACTTCTGGCTGGATATTGGGCCTTTCAAGGTGACGCGTCACAGCATTGGAGGCTCTTTCTCACAGCAGGAATTTGCGGAGGCTATACCACCTTCTCCACTTTCTCGCAGGATATCGTTCTGTTACTGGAGCGTGGCCAATATTCAGTATCTGCACTTTATGTTGTTCTTTCGGTTGGTCTCTCAGTCGCGGCCATGTTTTTCGGCCTTTGGGCCATGAGAAATCTGAGCTAA